A window of uncultured Fusobacterium sp. contains these coding sequences:
- a CDS encoding B12-binding domain-containing radical SAM protein, translating into MKKIILTAINSQYVHLNVAVRYLKKYVEANSEIRLDIYETNINNQLINIIKDIFEQQPDMVIFSTYIWNKEYVFDITKELKKILPNVKIALGGPEVSYEWDKTIQENSEIDYILTGEGEKILLNFLTKNISEVKGVVYRENGEIKYNVVETLIENLDIIPFPYDDEELEDRTKIFYYESSRGCPFNCSYCMSSIDKSVRYYSIDRTKKDLKKFLDSPIKLLKFVDRTFNLSKEKYMAIWKFLLENYREGITFHFEINANIFDDETLDFLETVPKGYFQFEIGVQTIDPQAMKSIGRVNNLEKLEHNIKRISRNIHLHLDLIAGLPYETYDKFRYSFDYVHKLKPEMIQLGFLKLLKGTKMYEEREQYSYKYFSKPPYEVFSNEFINFSEIVKLKNIEKVLDFYYNSEKFPNSVQWIIDTHYDSAFSFYEDIADYFDKKGYLKVSHKESTLFTLLYDFYRYKEFSMLEIFIEYLKYDYLMIGKPGFYPEWFQSKKDGELYDEIIREGNYKSIREGHKNSELEKFTYNIFKKIPEEIFIFFDYREKKTRVVKKTLEK; encoded by the coding sequence GCAGTTAGATATTTAAAAAAATACGTGGAAGCAAATAGTGAGATTAGATTAGATATCTATGAAACAAATATAAATAATCAACTTATTAATATAATAAAAGATATCTTTGAACAACAACCAGATATGGTAATATTTTCAACATATATTTGGAATAAAGAGTATGTTTTTGATATAACTAAAGAATTAAAAAAAATACTTCCAAATGTAAAGATAGCTTTGGGTGGTCCAGAGGTTTCTTATGAATGGGATAAAACTATACAAGAGAATAGTGAAATAGATTATATACTTACTGGAGAGGGAGAAAAGATCCTTTTAAACTTTTTAACTAAGAATATATCCGAAGTAAAAGGTGTTGTATATAGAGAGAATGGCGAAATAAAATATAATGTAGTAGAAACTCTTATTGAAAATTTGGATATAATTCCATTTCCATATGATGATGAAGAGTTAGAGGATAGAACAAAAATATTTTATTATGAATCTTCTAGAGGTTGTCCTTTTAATTGCTCATACTGTATGTCTTCAATAGATAAAAGTGTAAGATATTATTCAATAGATAGAACCAAAAAGGATTTAAAAAAATTTTTAGATTCTCCAATAAAACTTTTAAAATTTGTAGATAGAACTTTTAACTTAAGTAAAGAAAAGTATATGGCAATTTGGAAATTTTTACTTGAAAATTATAGAGAAGGAATTACTTTCCATTTTGAAATAAATGCTAATATTTTTGATGATGAAACTTTAGATTTTTTAGAAACTGTACCAAAGGGATATTTTCAATTTGAAATAGGTGTACAAACAATAGATCCTCAAGCTATGAAAAGTATTGGGAGAGTAAATAATCTTGAAAAATTAGAACATAATATAAAAAGAATAAGTAGAAATATACATTTACACTTAGATTTAATAGCTGGACTTCCATATGAAACATATGATAAATTTAGATATTCATTTGATTATGTTCATAAACTAAAACCAGAGATGATACAATTAGGATTTTTAAAACTTTTAAAAGGAACAAAAATGTATGAAGAAAGAGAACAATACTCTTATAAATATTTTTCAAAACCACCATATGAAGTATTTTCTAATGAATTTATAAATTTTAGTGAGATTGTAAAATTAAAAAATATTGAAAAGGTATTAGATTTTTATTATAATTCAGAAAAATTTCCAAATAGTGTACAATGGATAATAGATACTCATTATGATAGTGCTTTTTCTTTTTATGAAGATATAGCTGATTATTTTGATAAAAAGGGATATTTAAAAGTAAGTCATAAAGAGAGCACACTTTTTACACTTTTGTATGATTTTTATAGATATAAAGAATTTTCAATGTTAGAAATTTTTATAGAATATTTGAAATATGATTATTTAATGATAGGAAAGCCAGGATTTTATCCAGAATGGTTCCAAAGTAAAAAAGATGGGGAGTTATATGATGAAATAATAAGAGAAGGGAACTATAAGAGTATTAGAGAAGGACATAAAAATAGTGAATTAGAAAAATTTACTTACAATATTTTCAAAAAAATACCAGAAGAGATTTTTATATTTTTTGATTATAGAGAAAAGAAAACAAGAGTGGTAAAAAAAACTTTGGAAAAATAA
- the tilS gene encoding tRNA lysidine(34) synthetase TilS, translating to MRLFEKILNKNNRELLIENGDRIVVGFSGGPDSVFLVEMLLKLKEKINFNIVLVHINHLLRGEEAQRDEDFSINYGKAKGLEVFSRKINITSLGEEKGLTLEEAGREARYDYYEEILEKTKSNKIALAHNKDDQIETFMFRLSRGTGISGLEGIISKRGKYIRPISEIYKKEILEYLDSNQISYCIDSTNLENEFTRNSIRLDLIPFIEKRYNPKFKDKVFSLIEEIREINSFLEKEIEIYSKEETIDIDTILKFPKSIRGKILSKYLYKYSLEVNRKKIELIDSILTKGGSQEISLNEKYVLKKEYNILRISEKNLIKEKIKEKKLIIPGIVDFGEYIIEAEYTEKKEQNKDCFYTSLNRGDILTIRSRKEGDKITPIGMLGEKKLKDIFINEKIAKEKRDSIPIVVYNDEIIWIAGIRGNRKYINKDNKCIKLSVRRTK from the coding sequence ATGAGATTATTCGAAAAAATATTAAATAAAAATAATAGAGAACTTCTAATAGAAAATGGAGATAGAATTGTTGTTGGTTTTTCAGGTGGTCCAGATTCTGTATTTTTAGTTGAAATGCTTTTAAAATTAAAAGAAAAAATAAATTTCAATATAGTTTTAGTACATATAAATCATCTTTTAAGAGGGGAAGAAGCTCAAAGAGATGAGGATTTTTCTATAAACTATGGGAAAGCAAAAGGGCTAGAAGTATTTTCTAGAAAGATTAATATTACCTCTTTAGGAGAAGAGAAAGGATTAACATTAGAAGAGGCTGGACGTGAAGCTAGATATGATTACTATGAAGAAATATTAGAAAAAACAAAAAGTAATAAAATAGCATTAGCTCACAATAAAGATGATCAAATTGAAACATTTATGTTTAGACTTTCGAGAGGGACAGGAATTTCAGGATTAGAAGGAATAATATCAAAAAGAGGAAAATATATTCGTCCTATTTCAGAAATCTATAAAAAAGAAATTTTAGAGTATTTAGATAGTAATCAAATTTCTTATTGTATAGATAGCACAAATTTAGAAAATGAATTTACAAGAAATAGTATAAGATTGGACTTAATTCCTTTTATTGAAAAAAGATATAATCCTAAATTTAAAGATAAAGTTTTTTCACTAATTGAAGAGATTAGAGAGATAAATAGTTTTCTAGAAAAAGAAATAGAAATTTATTCAAAGGAAGAAACTATTGATATAGATACTATTTTAAAATTTCCTAAAAGTATAAGAGGAAAAATATTGAGTAAATATCTGTATAAATATAGTTTAGAAGTAAATAGAAAAAAAATAGAGCTAATTGATAGTATTTTAACTAAGGGTGGAAGTCAAGAAATCTCTTTAAATGAAAAGTATGTTCTAAAAAAAGAGTATAATATTTTAAGAATAAGTGAAAAAAATCTTATAAAAGAAAAAATTAAAGAAAAAAAATTGATTATTCCAGGAATAGTTGATTTTGGAGAATATATTATAGAAGCAGAATATACAGAAAAAAAGGAACAAAATAAAGATTGCTTCTATACTTCTTTAAATAGGGGAGATATTCTTACTATAAGAAGTAGAAAAGAGGGAGATAAAATTACTCCAATAGGAATGTTAGGAGAAAAGAAATTAAAAGATATATTTATTAATGAAAAAATTGCTAAAGAAAAAAGAGATTCAATTCCTATTGTAGTTTATAATGATGAAATTATTTGGATTGCTGGAATAAGAGGAAATAGAAAATATATTAATAAAGATAATAAATGTATAAAACTAAGTGTGAGGAGGACAAAATAA